Below is a window of Terriglobia bacterium DNA.
ATCGACGAATTCGGCGGCGTCGCCGGACTCGTCACCATCGAGGATCTGGTGGAGGAGATTGTCGGGGAGATCCGCGATGAGGACCAGGCGAAAGTGAGCGAGATCGTCGAGGAGAGTCCGAAGAGCTTCGTCTTCCGGGGAAGCACCGAAATCTACCATTTGGAGGAGTTGGCGGGGAAAAAGTTCGCGGGCTCCGATGCTTCCACAGTAGCGGGACTGATCTCGTCCTACCTGGGGCGCATTCCTGCGCCGGGTGAGGAGTTCGACTTCGAGGGCATGCGGGTCCAAATCCTCGACGCCGACCGCAAGCGGGTCCGGAGACTGCGGATCCAGCTCTCCGGCTGAGAATCTCAACGCGGAGGGCGCAGACCACGCCGATATAGTCCGCCTACGTGCCCTCAGCCTCCTCCGGGTTGAGATTTTGCCTTTGAGGCATCGGGACTTTGGTGAACAGAGTGAATCCACAAGACCGGAAGTTCATGCGCCGGGCCTTGGCGCTCGCCGGGAAGTCACTAGGTCTGGCCAGCCCGAATCCCCCCGTCGGGTGTGTGATCGCTCAAGGAGACGAGGTGGTGGGACAGGGCTGGCACGAATACGCAACCCGCGATCATGCCGAGGTGCGCGCCCTCGCGGAGGCTGGGATCCAGGCCCGGGGCTCCACCGCCTACGTGACCCTCGAGCCTTGTGTCCACTACGGCCGGACGCCACCCTGTGCCTCGGCACTGATTGCCGCGGGTGTCCGTCGGGTGATCGTGGCGCGGGTCGATCCCAACCCGATCGTGTCCGGCAAAGGAATCGGTGCGCTGCGCGCCGCGGATATCGATGTTGAACTGGGATTGTTGCAGGCCGAGGCCGGGCGCAATATCGAGCCGTTTGCTTGCCATGTGACCACGGGCCTGCCGCTCGTGGTCGGCAAGGTGGGGATGTCTCTGGACGGCAGGATTGCGGCCGCCGGCAATCCCGGTGCCCGGATCACCTCCGACGAAGCCCGCAAATTCGGCCAGCAGCTGCGGCTGCAGCTGGATGCTCTGCTGGTAGGCATCGGCACCATCCTGGCGGACGACCCGCAACTCACCTACCGGGGCAAGCTGCCCAAGGCCCGTCCACTCATAACCGTGGTGCTCGACAGCCTCTTGCGTACTCCACCGGGCGCCCGGCTTTTCCGATCGGATCCGGCGCCGCATGTCCTGATCTTCTGCCGGCCGGATGCACCCCTGCAGCGCAGGCGGGAACTCGAAGCCGCTGGAGCCGAGATCGTCCCGGTGGAGCACGGCCCCGAAGGACTGGACTTGAATCGAGTATTGCGGGAGTTGGGGGAGCGCAAGGTTCTCGGACTGCTCGTCGAGGGGGGCAGTGAGGTTCACTGGTCGTTCCTGTCAGCGCGTCTGGTCGACAAGTTTCAATTTATCATCGCTCCCATGGTCCTCGGCGGCAGGCAGGCGGTGCCGTCGGTAGGTGGCGCGGGCTACCCGTCGGCGGGAGAAGCGCCGCGCTTCCGCATCAGTCGCAGCCTGCAGGCCGGTCCTGACCTGATCCTCGAGGCCTACCCCAGCTATTCAAGATCGATCCTCTCTCCCTGGCTTACTGTTTTCGACAGATCGACATGATCTCGGTCTGGAATCGTACATCCGGTCGGCTGACCGTCGCCGAGAATCAATCGCGCCCAAATCCGCACACGCACGCCTGCAGGTGCCTGACCGGAAACGTTGGCACGATGAACCGCGGTCTCAGTGGGCGCGCAAGGGGCTCGGGCATCCGGGGCCGGGTGGAGAGTTGGAAATTGATATCCTGTCGCCGAATTCCCAGATAGAATGGGCGCGCCGCTGATTCGGCGGCATGATTATTCCTGATTGCTGATTTTATCGGACTGCCATGCATCCCCTTCGGAGATTGCTGCCTGCGGGATTGCTCCTGCTGATCATCGTCGTGGTGGGTATCAGCGGCTATATCCTCATCGAAGGCTGGAACCTTCTCGACTCTACTTATATGGTAGTCATCACCTTATTCACGATCGGCTTCCAGGAGGTACACCCCTTATCGCACGCGGGCGAGATCTTTACCATGTTTATCGCCGTATCCGGAGTGGGCACCGCCGTTTACGCCGGCGGGCGTGCGGTCGAGATCATCGTTGAAGGCGAGATGTCCGGGTACCGGAAGAGGAAAAGGATGAACCAGAGAATCAGAGAAATGAGCCAACATTACATCATCTGCGGCTACGGCAGGGTCGGCCACCAGGTGTCGCAAGTCTTTGCATCCTCAAAGGTTCCATTCGTCGTGATCGACAGCAAGCCGGAGACCACCGCCGAGCTCGAACTCAAAGGCGCGCCTCACATCATCGGCGACGCTACCTCGGACGAAACGCTCCTGCAGGCGGGCATTAAGACCGCCAAGGGCCTGGTCGCCTGCTCGGATTCGGATGTGGCCAATGTCTATGTAACCCTGTCTGCCCGCGCCCTGAATCCAGGCCTGCGCATCGTTGCCCGGGCGGGACTCCGGGATACCGAGAAGAAGCTCCTCATGGCAGGCGCCGACCGTGTCATCTCGCCTTATTTCATTTCAGGCCTCCGGATGGCCGCGCTTGCGACCCGGCCCGTGACCAGCGATTTCCTTGATCTGGTCACACACGGCGGCCAGGTCGAATACAGCCTCTTCGAATTGGCTGTTTCCGAGCATTCGGCACTGGTCGGCAAGAGTCTGGAGGAAGCCGACATCCGCGGCGTGGCCGGTGCGCTGGTGCTGGCCATGCGGAAAGCGGATGGCTCTTTTAATCTGCAGCCGAAGGCAGCCTCGAAGGTCGAAAAGGGGAGTGTCCTGGTTGTCCTCGGGACTCAGGAACAGATCGAGGTGCTGGAAAGAATGGTGAAATAACCGGTTTCTGCCAACCGCTGGCCTGCTGTTACAAAATCGTCCGTTTCTCCACTGGGAGAACGGACCCAGAGCTGAAAGGACCCTTTATGTTTTCCCGTGAAATCTATGTTCGCCGCAGAGAGATACTCAGGAAATCCGTCAAGTCGGGACTCCTCCTGTTTCTTGGGAATGAGGAAAGCCCGATGAATTACCCGGCCAACCAGTACACATTCCGTCAGGACAGTTCTTTCCTCTACTACTGGGGCCTCGACTCTCCGGGGCTGGCGGCCGCGTTGGATGTCGACAGCGGGACGGAAACCCTGTTCGGCGATGATCCGACGGTTGCGGACATAGTTTGGACGGGACCACAGCCGCTTTTGCGTGACCGGGCGGCATCGGTCGGGGTGAGCCTGGCGTTGCGGGCCGCGAGCCTCAGAGAGAGCATTGAGGAAGCAATGCGCAAAGGGCGCACGATCCACTACCTCCCCGCCTACCGGCCTGAAAACATCTTGAAGATTGAGCACTTGCTCGGGATCCACCCTTCCTTTGCGAAAGCGTATGCCTCGGTGGAATTTACGAAGGCGGTCGTGGCACAGCGCTCCATCAAGGCGCCGGAAGAAATCGCTGAAATCGAAAAGGCTATCAATATCAGCTGCGAGATGCAGACATATGCCATGAAGATGGCGCGCGCAGGCATGATCGAGCGCGAAATCGCCGGCGCCATGCATGGAATCGCTCTGGCGCGAGGAGGGGATCTCGCATTCCCGATCATTTTTTCGATCCACGGCGAGACGCTTCACAATCACTATCATGGCAACGTGATGCAGAACGGCAACATCATAGTCAACGACTGCGGCGCGGAGTCGGAGCTCCACTACGCCGGTGACCTGACACGCACATTCCCCGTAAGCGGCAAGTTCACCGATCGTCAGCACGAGGTGTACCGCATCGTCCTCGATGCCCAGCAGAAGGCACTCCTGGCAATCAAACCGGGTGTGCCACACCGTGAAATCCACCTGCTGGCCTGCCGGACTCTGGCTTCGGGGCTGAAGCAGCTCGGACTTATGAAAGGGGATGTAAACGAAGCGGTGGAACACGGGGCGCATGCGATGTTCTTCCAGTGCGGACTCGGTCACATGATGGGGCTCGATGTGCACGATATGGAAGACCTGGGCGAACAGCACGTCGGCTATGCAGGGACGCAGCGCAGTCCGCAATTCGGACTCTGTTACCTTCGTCTGGCCGCGCCGCTCCGCGCGGGGTTTGTGATCACCTGTGAACCGGGCATCTATTTTATCCCGGCGCTGATCGAGCAGTGGAAGGCGGAGCGCAAACACGAGCAGTTCATCAACTATGACATGCTCGAGCGCTACCGCGACTTCGGAGGTATACGCGTGGAAGATGATGTCCTGGTGACCGAGACCGGGTATCGGATCCTCGGCACCCACGCGCCGAGCACGATCGAGGAAGTCGAAGCTGCCTGCGCCGGGTAATCTGTGATGGCATCGGAACAGAACCGCCATGGACGCCGATGCACGTGCATGTTTGGCGACCCGCAGCGTACATCGGTGGTTTCAACGCCTGGGATTGAGACTCTCAGCGGAATCTATGCCCGGGCCGCAGCCTTCAGAAGCTGCTCCATCCGGCGGGCCAGGCTCTTTGCCTGCATCAGGGTCGAAATGACGGCGGCGCTGGCGGCTCCTGCTTCCAGCACGCGGGGTATGTGCTCCAATTCAATGCCCCCGATGGCCACGACGGGCCGGCTCGATTGCCGGCACGCTTGCCGCAACTCTGTCACCCCGACGGCCGGAGAGTGGTTGCGCTTTGTGGAAGTGGCGTAGACCGGGCCAAAACCGATGTATTGAACCGGCAGACTGTTTGACTGCCGCACCTGTGCCCTCGAGTGAGTCGAGAACCCCAGCAGCGCTTCTTCCCCTAATACGACCCGCGCGGCGGCGGGCGGCAGGTCGTCCTGGCCGAGGTGCACCCCCGCGGCTCCGCTGAGCATAGCGAGGTCGCAGCGATCGTTTACGATGATGGAGACGCCGAACCGGGCGGCGTACTCCACGCAGCGACGAATGTCGTCAAGCAGCTCACGCACCGGGGTTTGCTTGTCACGGATCTGGACAAGGGAAGCACCGCCCCGCACCAGCTCGCGCACGATTGACAGGTGGCTTGTCCTGCCCGACAGCCTCAGATCGGTAATGGGGTAAACCGGGGGAAGCTTCCATGCCATCGGCGTCAGCGTTGCGCGTAGCGGTCAAGGAAGCGTGTGGTGATGCGGCCGTCAAGAAAGTCCTGGTCGCTGAGGATGCGCTGGTGCAGGGGGATCGTGGTTTTCACTCCTTCGATGATTGTCATGTCCAGGGCACGCTTCATCCGGCAGATGGTGTCGTTGCGGTTTTCTGCGTAGCTGATCAGCTTTGCGATCAGGGAGTCGTAATGGGGAGTCACGACACATTCGTCGTAAGCGGCCGTGTCGACGCGCACCCCGCAACCGCTCGGCGGATGGAAGGCTGTGAGCTTGCCCGGGAAGGGCAGGTAGGTGTCCGGGCATTCTGCGTTGATGCGACACTCCATGGCGCTGCCCCGGAAGACGATGTCTTCCTGGCGGAAGCCCAATCTCTCGTGCCCTGCGATCCGGATCTGTTGCTTTACCAGATCCATGCCAGTGATCATTTCGGTAACCGGATGCTCGACCTGGATGCGAGTGTTCATTTCCATGAAGTAGTATTTGCCCCGGTCGTCGAAAATGAACTCGAGCGTTCCGGCGTTGGTGTAGTTTACCTGCTGCATTGCCGTCACGACTAGATTTCCCACTTCCGAGCGCAATTCGGGTGTGACATAGGTTGAGGGCGCCTCCTCGATCAGTTTCTGATAGCGGCGCTGGATGGAGCATTCCCTCTCACCGAGATGCACCACATTCCCGTAATGGTCGGCGAGCACCTGGAATTCTATGTGGCGGGCCGCCGGCAGATATTTCTCCATGTAGATATCTGAAGAGCCGAATGCGGCCTGAGACTCGTTGCGAGCCACCTCAATGGCTTCCGGCAGCTCGGCGGGCGAATTCACGATCCGCATTCCCTTGCCGCCACCGCCGTTAGATGCTTTCAGGATGAGCGGATAGCCGATCTCCTCCGCGCGCTCGAGCACGGCTGCAATCGGGCCCTTGATCTTTTCGCTTCCCGGCACGATGGGGACGCCCGCCTCGCGCATGACCTTGCGTGCGGCCTCCTTGTTGCCCATGAGTCGGATGACTTCGGGTGACGGGCCGATGAAGGTCAATCCGCAGGCCTCACACACCTCGGCAAAGTACGCGCTCTCCGCCAGAAAACCATAGCCGGGATGGATGGCGTCGGCGTTGGTGATCTCCGCGGCGCTGATGACGGCCGGGATATTGAGGTAACTCTCCGCGCTGGGAGGAGGGCCGATGCAGACTGCTTCGTCCGCGAAGCGCACAGGCAG
It encodes the following:
- the ribD gene encoding bifunctional diaminohydroxyphosphoribosylaminopyrimidine deaminase/5-amino-6-(5-phosphoribosylamino)uracil reductase RibD; translated protein: MNPQDRKFMRRALALAGKSLGLASPNPPVGCVIAQGDEVVGQGWHEYATRDHAEVRALAEAGIQARGSTAYVTLEPCVHYGRTPPCASALIAAGVRRVIVARVDPNPIVSGKGIGALRAADIDVELGLLQAEAGRNIEPFACHVTTGLPLVVGKVGMSLDGRIAAAGNPGARITSDEARKFGQQLRLQLDALLVGIGTILADDPQLTYRGKLPKARPLITVVLDSLLRTPPGARLFRSDPAPHVLIFCRPDAPLQRRRELEAAGAEIVPVEHGPEGLDLNRVLRELGERKVLGLLVEGGSEVHWSFLSARLVDKFQFIIAPMVLGGRQAVPSVGGAGYPSAGEAPRFRISRSLQAGPDLILEAYPSYSRSILSPWLTVFDRST
- a CDS encoding aminopeptidase P family protein, with the protein product MFSREIYVRRREILRKSVKSGLLLFLGNEESPMNYPANQYTFRQDSSFLYYWGLDSPGLAAALDVDSGTETLFGDDPTVADIVWTGPQPLLRDRAASVGVSLALRAASLRESIEEAMRKGRTIHYLPAYRPENILKIEHLLGIHPSFAKAYASVEFTKAVVAQRSIKAPEEIAEIEKAINISCEMQTYAMKMARAGMIEREIAGAMHGIALARGGDLAFPIIFSIHGETLHNHYHGNVMQNGNIIVNDCGAESELHYAGDLTRTFPVSGKFTDRQHEVYRIVLDAQQKALLAIKPGVPHREIHLLACRTLASGLKQLGLMKGDVNEAVEHGAHAMFFQCGLGHMMGLDVHDMEDLGEQHVGYAGTQRSPQFGLCYLRLAAPLRAGFVITCEPGIYFIPALIEQWKAERKHEQFINYDMLERYRDFGGIRVEDDVLVTETGYRILGTHAPSTIEEVEAACAG
- a CDS encoding potassium channel protein, which produces MHPLRRLLPAGLLLLIIVVVGISGYILIEGWNLLDSTYMVVITLFTIGFQEVHPLSHAGEIFTMFIAVSGVGTAVYAGGRAVEIIVEGEMSGYRKRKRMNQRIREMSQHYIICGYGRVGHQVSQVFASSKVPFVVIDSKPETTAELELKGAPHIIGDATSDETLLQAGIKTAKGLVACSDSDVANVYVTLSARALNPGLRIVARAGLRDTEKKLLMAGADRVISPYFISGLRMAALATRPVTSDFLDLVTHGGQVEYSLFELAVSEHSALVGKSLEEADIRGVAGALVLAMRKADGSFNLQPKAASKVEKGSVLVVLGTQEQIEVLERMVK
- the thiE gene encoding thiamine phosphate synthase, translated to MAWKLPPVYPITDLRLSGRTSHLSIVRELVRGGASLVQIRDKQTPVRELLDDIRRCVEYAARFGVSIIVNDRCDLAMLSGAAGVHLGQDDLPPAAARVVLGEEALLGFSTHSRAQVRQSNSLPVQYIGFGPVYATSTKRNHSPAVGVTELRQACRQSSRPVVAIGGIELEHIPRVLEAGAASAAVISTLMQAKSLARRMEQLLKAAARA
- the accC gene encoding acetyl-CoA carboxylase biotin carboxylase subunit; amino-acid sequence: MFRKILIANRGEIALRVICACKEMGIPTVAVYSQADQNSLPVRFADEAVCIGPPPSAESYLNIPAVISAAEITNADAIHPGYGFLAESAYFAEVCEACGLTFIGPSPEVIRLMGNKEAARKVMREAGVPIVPGSEKIKGPIAAVLERAEEIGYPLILKASNGGGGKGMRIVNSPAELPEAIEVARNESQAAFGSSDIYMEKYLPAARHIEFQVLADHYGNVVHLGERECSIQRRYQKLIEEAPSTYVTPELRSEVGNLVVTAMQQVNYTNAGTLEFIFDDRGKYYFMEMNTRIQVEHPVTEMITGMDLVKQQIRIAGHERLGFRQEDIVFRGSAMECRINAECPDTYLPFPGKLTAFHPPSGCGVRVDTAAYDECVVTPHYDSLIAKLISYAENRNDTICRMKRALDMTIIEGVKTTIPLHQRILSDQDFLDGRITTRFLDRYAQR